Part of the Mixophyes fleayi isolate aMixFle1 chromosome 12, aMixFle1.hap1, whole genome shotgun sequence genome is shown below.
ttacgcagcgctgtacagagaactcactcacatcagtccctggagcttacattctaaattccctaacatacacagaccaagagaggctaaggtcaataacagccacttaacctactagtatgtttttggtttgtgggaggaaaccaaagcacccggaggaaacccacgcaaacacggggagaacatacaaactccacacagataaggccatggtcgggaatcaaactcatgaccccagtgctgtgaggcagaagtgctaaccactgagccaccatgctatattatatatctctatctatatatatatatatatatatatatatatatatatatatatatatatatatatatatatatatatatatatatatatatatataatctatatctctctatatataggcAGTAAACAGTTTTTATTGCACAGTCCTAGAGAAAAAAACAAGTACAAATGGCAGATAGATGgttatttaggggtatatttaatattaaagccCTAATCCCAGTGATgagtaggattttttttaaatcaataaaaatcCCTTATTGTCAAACAATTtaagaatacaaaaatatatcgCTCAGGCAACTGAACAATACTCAGTCTGACATACCTGCTCCATTGACGCCGTACTGAACGGAGGCCAAGATGCGGAAATTGTATGGGTCGATTGAGCTTGCATGGAAAAAGGAACCTGCAATCCAGAATTACTGTATGTCAAAGTGATAGCGAGCAGCAGCCAAATGGCCATTGTGCATTTAGAAACAGAATGTCACATAATTCATGAGGAAAGAGTTGCATGGACTGAAGCCATATGTAAGACGTAGTGGAGAAGAGCCTGTACTGGGTCAAAGGTATGGAGCGATCTTTCCAGTTTGTTGTATGGGGGACGACAAAAAgatggaactacaatttccttaTTAATGTGGAATGAGTCCCTTACTACGGATATAACTAAGGAAGTAATGCATAACACTGCTTTACCAGCATGAAACATCAAATAAGTTTACTTCAAAAACCCGCCACATGCAGATATCTAATAGTGAAGCTACTTTTCAGGTGAAAATAAAAATCTGAGTTTGCTGGAGGCCAGTGGTTTAAAGGAAGGGTTGCAGCATGCAATCCACAAGGTTACAATTCTAGAGTAGAAAAAGCTCTCTGAACGGACGATGAACATGGCAAACATGTCCGACTGTAAAATGATTTGTTGGTAACATGGTGGTCCCTATGACAATACCTGCATCGGAAGACTTGCTGCAGAAAGTCCAATACATGTGGCATGTCAGAAGAATGCCAAGAGAACAACATTATTGCAGAATCTCTCTCCAGATGTGGTCATAGGATTCCTTGCTTGCAGCAGGGCCTTTACAACAGAGTCTGAGAATCCCTTAGTTTTCCAGATTTGGGATCTAAGTGCCAGGAGTCAAGTGACGAAACCTGAAGTCGGGATGACGAGTAGGCACAGTCTTGTCATAGAACAATTTCTAAGTCTGGCAGACAGTCATGTTGACAAGATAGGACTACCATGCTATCTTGGCCACTCTGGTGCAATAAGAACAGCTTCTATCTTGAGCTTGCAGATGACCCGTGGAAGAAGTGCAAttgatggggggaaaaaaacccaTTTAAAACTGCCATGGCATAACCAAGGTGCCAACAAATGTGGCCTATGGGTCGCTTGTCCCGGAACAGGAATAGGATTATTTGTGGTTGTCCCAATATGCCAGTGACTCACCAGTGCAGCGACCAGTCTAGAGTGTTGCGGTTTCGGACGGCTGGCTGACAGTTTTCTAGGACTCGTCTGAAGTCATTTTGCCCACTGCACGATTTTTGGGATTTCCTGTAGTGCTGTCTGACTGGTGCCCAAGATTTCTTTTTTATGTAGACAACTGGATTTAAATGGGTGATTTGTAAAGTGAAGAGAAGCTACGAGTACTGCTTGAAGCTTGAGCATTTTATATTGGAAGTAGAGGCTCTTGCCAAGACCAGCTATTGTCACAGGTAACCTGATGTATTACAGCTTCCCAGCCTATAAAAAGGGCATCCACAGTGTTAAAAATATAACTGTACAACCTATGGCAGTCAGGACTGTTGATTCGCAGTGTATTGGTTAAGCTAAGCCAAGCAACTTGGCGGAAGGATGTGTGAAAGAGGAATCCCCTGTGATTGGTCAGTCCCTAATTCATTGTTTCAATGAATTCGGAACAGTGATGAAAGAGGTTTCataaagaaacatgaaaaaggGGATTGTCTGATAATATGAAGCTCTGAAGACAAAGGAAATTACCGACTTATGGGACTACACTAGAAAGTGAACAGTCAATGATGTCTATTTGAGTATTTTTGCTGCTGAAAGATAAAGTCTTCCTGTTTGTCTAAGAAGTCCAGCCAGCCGAATCCCTGGGGAATCTGAAAATAGTCTCCGAATGTCCTTCAGAGATTGTTATATTACATATGCACGAAGGCAGGTGTCGTATAAAGATGCCAAAAGAGACGTTTTCCTCTCTGGTGGGTGGGCTGCTCCTGTGGAAGACTTTTGTAAAGGCTTGAAGTACAGTAGATAGGCTGAAGTGGTGTGCTCCAAATTGAAACCGCTAATCTTTTAAACAAAACAGATATTAGGAAAGGTTGGATGGGCAAATAGGTCTCTTGTGACTCCATGAAGGTCATAAAGATGTCCTCTTCCATGGAGTGAACGACCAACCTGAACGATTCCATTTTGAAGGGATGAAAGTGCATCAGAAAACAGAGCATTCAGGTTGAGATTCAGCTGATAATCCCCAAACTACTTCTTGACCAGAAAGAGAATAGAACATCGcttgtatttaataaattaatttcttaACCAATAATTATTTATCAACATATCAGTCTATGGCCAACCAAACCTCCTTAGAACTTCTGCCATTGTGTGATCATTTTGACTCAATTTATAGAACAGTTTTACGTAAAATACCATTATGTCCTagattatttataaacatttaaccGTACAATATCTCTTATGAGAGCCATCCATATGACCATAAAACCAGTATAATAAAAATTAATGCTACCCCAGCTTATCACCATAGCCGCCATCCCTGCACCTATACCAAATGACTTCAACAATGTCCTCATTAGAATGGAGTTTCTATAGGTGCTTAATAATATGGTTTATGTACTCCATAGTTGTAGCATTAATACAAGTTATAGACAGTGATATCCCCTCTGTATTCTcatctaaaataaatatacaaatttaaAAAGCAGAAGATATTGGAGCAAAATAGAggggatatagattgtaagctgggagcagggccctcttacctctgtctgtattatccgGTATTGTTTTAGGACtgcatttgttcccaattgtacagcactaaggaatttgctggcaatatataaataaatgttgacgattaTAATGCAACACTGAACATTCATGGAGAGCAATGTACAACTCATACATCAAGTAAAATTATCAATTAGAATTTTACTTGATCATCTATAAGACTACACTATGAATTAACTGGAATTTTTTATGTTACAAAACCTTATTACACATGTTCTGTGACACATATGGTCTTAGTTTACCTAATTATTGCCATTTCTAAAACTTTTTCAAATTCTTTCAAACAGTAATGGAAGTGGggatgtatacggtggtatgccaaaACGTCACATCTCCTAAAGCCTTtactgtaaaactataaaattccattcacttacattcttcatacctccacttcaaccactggcaaTACATATGAAATTGATGAATCTGGTCTTGACATTTATTAGAGTACATCATTTTATCCACCATTGCTACATATGAAATTGTCTACAGCACAGGATCCTATCTCCTGGTACTGGGAGATGGTTACTCAAACAATAAGTAGAAAGCATGTTCTTATAGTTGGGATGAGCCTTGTCCTGCCAAACATTCCCAGCACGGTagcgcagtggttagcacttctgcctcacagcactgaggtcatgagttcaaatcccgaccatgaccttatctgtgtggagtttgtatgttctccccgtgtttgcgtgggtttcctcccacactccaaaaacatactggtaggttaattggctgctaaaaaaattgaccctagtctgtttgtctgtctgtgttagggaattaagactgtaagccccaaaggggcagggactgatgtgagttctctgtacagcgctgcagaattagtggcgctatataaataaatggtgatgatgatgatttggaacACTTTCAGGAGCTGGCAATATTGGCAGGAAGGAAAGATGTCAGAGGAGCCATACTTGTTTTTAAAGTTTAATGGAGGCACTGAGAGAAGGTGCACTTATTGCTCATTGTAGATAGCACCGGAGTGTGTCTATTTTCTGGTATTCTAATAAAGTTAGAACAATACTGCGCTGGAGAAGTTTGCAGTAATCTCCTGGCAGACCATCCGGTCCAAGGGCTTTGCAGAGGGCAAGGTTTTTAATAGTATTGTTCATTTCTGTTTGACTGCACTTTAGACCGGCAACATTTCAGAGAACTTTTACCAAGGGGCCAGTTACGCTGAGGGCAGAAGTGAGCAAACAAGGGATCTATATGGCCCTATCTGACTAACATTCTTGTGGCGAGAATTTCAGAACGTATTGCCAAATACAGAACAGCTCAGGTGACAACCTTTCTGTAAGAACATAGCTGGGCTGTGAATGAGTAAAAGGAATCTCAAAGTTTGTGGGTTCAGTTAAATTCCATACTGAACAAAGAGGCATCTTCAATTAGGCTTCTGGTCCGCAGTAATGCAGAattgacggtaatacggtaccgcagaTTTTCCTATGCAACCCTATGGGaacagaaacctaattgaatatgccccaaagtggcTATGAGAAGTGATGTACATCAAAATAAAGTCACTGGTACGCCAACTGTAGACATCAGCGAATCTTAAGAAAAGGACTTCAATAGTTTGGAATGTTTTCTTCCTTCGCAAGGGTCATTCCTTGGGCAAGATGGCAGATATAGAATCTCCAATGGGTACATCTAACAGAAGGATCACTAGCAGACTTTCCTGAATTAGACAGTCTCTTGGATGGCAGCTAAGCACAATGTTGAAGAGCAGAGTAGTATTATCTATTCTGAATCCAAAAGTGTCAGACACCTGTGTCAGGCTGGGGTGAGATGGGCAAGGCACGTGACCTCAAGTCGAAATACTGCTTCATGTAAACGTCTTTCAAATGAGAGCAAGGTGGAATGCAACTCAGCAGTTTCATCTTCATCTAATAGGGAAGTATCTCATCCTAATCTCAGGCAAAACAGAGGTAGCCTTCATGGAAGGGTCAAGAATCATGTCTACGGCAGATATATCTGTCTTAAGCCGCTCTCAGTACTGCATGTAGCAGGTAAGCAGAACATAATAGCAGATTATCTCAATCCAAAACAGATCCGTCTGGCCTCCACACCAGGAAGTATTCCAGCTGCTCACCTGGAAATTTTAGTTTCCTCAAGTGGTTGGGCCCTTTCTAAACAAGCCATTTCCAGATGGATCACAGACGTAATTACACAAGGATACAAGAGGACTGGACATAgggggtgttttgttttttttaaccttttgtaCTGGAAAGATATTCAACCCATTGCAATGGCTGCCTTGATGGAAAACTAACAGTAAGCAAAAttagcttcttttttttaaactggactcTACACCTATGAAGTTTAACTAAAGCTGTAATGCATTACGTAAATAACTTAAGCTCTCTTCAATGTAACATAAACAAAGTGCGTGCTCAGGAAATGCTAGCGAGTGTCTAAACACTTAAATAGAATATGTCATCTGTAACTGTCAGTGGAGGGACGGAGGAAGACAGGGAAAAAAGGAAATTTCTGCAAGCTAAACAGTTGATTCCATCACATGGTAACAGAACAAATCTAGCGCCGAATGATGTGTAAGCCTACCAGTGACACAAAATCAGGGAATCATTAGCGTACaatgatgggcagcatggtggctcagtggttagcacttctgccttacagatttggggtcatgagttcaatttctgaccatggctcTCTGTGAGGAGtatgcatgttctccccgtgtttgcgtgggtttcctgccacacgccaaaaacatactggtaggtgaattggctgctaacaaattgaccctaatctgtgtgtgtgttaggaaatttagactgtaagcaccaatggggcagggactgatgcgagcgagttctctgtacagcacggtggaattagtggcgctatataaatggtgataatgatataTAGTGCCTATAGAAAACCATACCCCGTTAAAAGTCAATACCTTTTGTCATATTACACCATGgcaattaaaataaatcaaactttttccagctGTATTAAGACTTTATAAACActcaatatcaaagaaaaagccaACTTCGGGAAAAAGCGCCACTCGGTCTCATTTGCGCTTTGCAAATAACACTTGGAAGATTCTGCCACGTGGAAAGAGGTTGTATGGTCAGATTAGAACTTATATGACATAGCGCTTGGGGTTCAGTCACTTAACAAGTTCTATGTTTGGTACAAACCACACAGAACACCTAAAACACAGCAAACCTACTGTGAATAATTGTGGTGGCAACATCACGCTGTGGGGACGTTTCTCTTCAGCAGGGACTGGGCGATTGGTCAGGGTCGAAGGGAAGATGGATGCTGCCAAGCACACACAAATTAGCTGAGGGCCCCAAGGTTTTCCTCAGACAGCTGAAGACGGGCAGGTGGTTCACCTTCCAGCGTGGCACGACCCTAAACAGACTATCAAGAAAATAATGCAGTATCTTAAAGTGAATGTCCTCGACTGGCCAAGCCCTGACCTAAATATGATAGAAAATCTGTCCGCCGCTCACCACAAAGATATGACTGAACGCGAACAAGGAAGGCAATCTAGGTGCGcaaagctggtagagacataACTAAAACAGACTGATGGGCGTTTGTAGAGCCCCCTTTTGCTGTACTAAGTATCAAACCAGGGAACTCACCACTTTCATACCGTTTTTCTAGATTTTTCagaaatgttacttttttttctcctcgttagttgaatgttgtaagacaaaatgtgtaaataaagctggaaaAAAGTTAAAGTTATTccaatttccatggtgtaatgtgacaacaGGTAATGATTTTGACAAGGTATGATTTTATATAGACCCTGCTATCACTGCCAGGATGAGCGTCTGTAAGAATCCGATACAGGAAGCACTATTTTTACCTGATTATTATTACCAGTTACCGGATTAGAAAGTGAGCTCACCGAATGTTTGTAACTAACCTAGCCCAGGATCTACTACACAGGACAGAGACAGATGCATAGTGTATTGTGTAAAACAGAAACAATTACATGACCAGGATAACTGACATTTTGGGGCAGAATCAATTATCCACAATGCTCCTAAGAACATTGCAGACGCACATTTTTACAGACATTACGGTAAAAATGAAGGCGGATTATTGCTCGCAGAAATCAGCGttgcttagtaaaaaaaaaaaaaaaaaaaaatccacgcgAGGTACGTTGGCACATTGCGCGGAAatttagggaattgaatctgcccctttattttttgcagaaagaaagcgaaCACCCATTTTAAGAAACTCCAGTCATACCATCAACTGCACCTATGGTCTTACCCAGAAGTCTGCATGCAATTTCTGCTACATGCACAATGACTAGGTGCTATTCCTGTGATTGAGCCTCTGAATAACCTAGCTTCATGCCATCACATTAGAGCCCTGTATTTCTCTGTGCAGTGCAAACCACAAGTCAAGGAGAGACGCTGGAAACCGCACAGGATGCAATTTTGTGAAAAGCAGATGCACCGAATCACTGCAATCCTCTACCGGAACAATGGTCTCAACACCAAATTCTAGATTTAGAGAAAAGTCACACAAAACAGGTTACAATGACAAATGACTGCTGCTTAGACTATATAACACTGTTATggctttatttaaaaacaaaaatcgcaCATTTAAAGAGAATTCAAAAGTAACTGATCACACTATATACAAACTGCCATAAAAGAGTATTTCAAATAGGACAAATCccctctgcaaatatagaaaccCCACCCTTATATATTTCCAAACCaaaacaagaatattttttttttttttgaaaggctGATGTTCTGAATCTCTAAAAAGTTGTGTGTTCCAAGATTAAATTGCTTACATGGTACAAGTTACACGGTTTTtggtatatgtttatatatagatCATACACTAGGTTTATGAAGCATAAGGCAGACATGCATCTGTAGCAAGCATGTGCTATACCGGTCTTTAGTATAATAGCACAGCGATACCCAGAGGAGAACGTGGGAACGAACAAATTGACATTTCATTTCTGACTGAAGTGTAGGGGCATACTACTATGGGATTGGAAAGACGGTACAACTGGTTGGTCTTGGGGCGAAACTTGTTTGCTGCACCTTAAATGTACCGTTTGTCCTGCGACACTGCTTGGCATAAAATCGGTATTCTCAGAATTTGAGGCTCCACATGAAAGAACATGGGATCACTACTCTCCGAGCTTACTGGTGGGGCAAACTGTCAGGAATATGTTGAGCAATAAAATACGTGAACAACCTATGGAGAAGACTGAGCACTAAACAGAGGGAAATCAACATAATCAGTACAAACATTAAGGGAATTGGGAAGGGCGTAACTCCTCAGTTTATTCAGTGTCATACAGAATCACAGATAAATTACAGAGAAACAATGATTGCCAATGCAAGTCTTTATAATCTATCTTCCACTCCAGACATTCAACACCGTACCACGCTGAGCATGAGAAGAAATTTAGTTTGGGAACACCGATACAAAAGGCTGCCAATTTCCTATATATTCCTTGGTACATGACCTCTTTATGGGTAGTATTGCTATGTAAGGAAAAACATATCCTAGGTAACTAGAAAAACCACATTCAATGTCAAAATTACATACATGCTTAGATATATTTGAGTAGAATCTCCTCAGAACAcccaattttaaatttatttttacactgttggTGTAGGGCGCATGTTCATGTTTTCAGTATGGAGTCTTCATATTTTGCCTTAAAAAAAACGTATAAATTTTATATGGGGAACACGCTTCATATCTGGTTAACCCCTTCATGTGCTATGGGACAGCCCTGCGGGGCACACAAGGCGGTACAAGGGGAAGCTCCTATACAAGATTACTAATGAGGATCTCAACATCTTATTTGGAATGATAAAAAGGGCACACATTTTAAAACCACACCTTTcctataaaaagttacatattaAATTCTGCAGGGACATCTATTGTACAAGTAGAGACATACAGATCTGCATTATCATTCTAGCATCAACCCCAGGgctcagaaagaaaaaaaaaaaaaaaagaaagagagaagacTGGTCCTAGCCTTCCACAAATAATGTTTCAATCCTCGTCTTCTTCTCCTTCGTCTTCAGCGTCCCGTTTTCTTTTTTCACCCTGTTCTACGGCTTCTTCTTCCTCTGCCGAGTGAAACATTCAGAAATGAGTATTGAAAATAAAACCACTATCTGACCAAATAAACACACACTATTAGACCGAGTTCTATCACTGCTGGCACAGGAGCCATGGTATTAGGGACCGACCACAAGGGTGTAGGACACATCTGATCACCAGGCAACTAATCACCAAATAGAGGgaaaaattccccagcacacCGCTAtatcctttctggataaccccactttcaagcacctgctatgaacctataaaaaCTGATTGAGCAACGTCCACTTCTGTATTACCTAATCACTAAAAGAAAGCATTTTAAAGTTTCCCAATGAACAAGCAGGAGTCCCAAATAAAGGTTGTCGCAGAAACCTGGCGACACTGTGATTTTACCTGTTACCCCTCTAGTAAGAAGGTGGCCATAATGGATTGGGAGAGTATTCAGGACTCCATTGAACCACAGTAAAAATAGACCACTTGGTGTAAAGCACCCGTCAGTTAACTTGGATGAAGCAATAAAAAGGACCTCTTACCCTAAAAAATCAAGTCTACTTGTATAAAAGAGTTACCAAGTCACAAACTTTCAAGAGCTTCTCAGAAGTTAAGGCAGCTGAGGGTGGAGTAGACCTTCCTACAGTATTCCTGCAGAGGGCACTGCAGTCTAAGTAGAACATGGTTGATTAACAGCTCACCTCACGTTATGTCAGGATACGCAAGCTTTTACATCcaatcagtggccactttattaggtacacctgctagttaatgcaaatatctaatcagccaatcatgtggcagcaagtCAGTGACAGATTcaattgttcagaccaaacatcagaatggggaagaaatgtgaataGTGACTTGgtgaccgtggaatgattgttggtgccagacctGGAGGTTTAATTAAAGTGAATTGGTAATTGTCGCTAACAGACTGGTATCGGTACCAGCAGTAAGACAGCAGATGCAATGAGCATTAGGTCTCAGTGTACTCGACACAATAATTACACTTCTAGGCTTCCTGGCACGACAAACTACAGAGCACAAGCCTAAGAATCCCACCAATTTTCCACTGATGAATAAAATGGTGATCTACAGTAAGCAAATGAAAGGTCTTCAGTTTCCTAGACAGTTTCAACTTTAACATACCTTCTTCGTCATcgtcctcttcctcatcctctaCCTTGCCGCCATCTTCAACATAATCATCGTCATCTTCATCATCCTGATATGGAaacaccagaaaaaaaaacaagatgaCTACACCAAGGTGGTTTACAAAACTTTGATGTTGCGATTTTCATCACAATCcataatgtgatatatttttagCCTGTACCCAAAGATCACAAATACAAGACCAGTTGTGCTACAAAATATTCACTTCCTTAAATTGCACAGATCCTGAAATTTCCATGTCCAGGAAAATGTTCTCTGCTTGATCTCAAATATGTGTAATGGACATGTACATAGTCAGAGTTTTGGATAAATTATAACTTGGGGTCATTTTATTTAGGCggaatgcaatttaaaaaaaaaaaaaaaaaaatacaacttacACGTATCTCTTTCATTAAATAGGAAAGCCCAACTTCTTCCTCTTCTAAATCAGATTCACCTTCCTCCTCATCTTCCTCTTCAAATTCTCCAGGAGTGCTGGCGTCATCATCGGGATAGTCATATTCCTCACACTCTGCAAAACCAAAGTACATGCCCGTTGAGTTTGAACAACATAAGTGACTCAATCAATGGTTAGTGAGGTCGTCATGCACACTTCTGACAGTAAGCTCAAACAATTTTCTTGTTCTATACACCTGTGTGAACTGCTTTATCTAGCATTGCGAAAAAATGTTGGCGCTTTATTTTACAGCACAAGTATTGACTATAAAGTCACTATTATGCATTATAAGGATATCCAAGTCCTTCTCAGGGGGTCCATTCCatgtacaaaaacaaacaaaattcatCAAGCAGCTTTGTACTTTTATATGGTCATTACCACCACATTTTGGGGTAGTCCGTCACATTGGTTAATGCACAATGCATGTTTGCACCCAACACTATTGTATTAGCTTACTTGGCTCTAGACCGTTCAGtgataattggttgctatgagctaGTGAATTGGAAGAGTTGTAAATATTAGTTTCCAACTCCAAGTTTAGTGAGCACATTACCCAATAGATCAGGGATCACCTGTTAAATGCCTACAGACTCACCACGCTGAGGGCAGGATTGACAACTGGTGGTTTTTCACTTCTGAAGGGATTTAGCTACAAATCcctccacaacagctggagagccacatatCCTCTCTGCAGTATACTCAGCCCCTGTATAATGCTCTACATGTATAGTACTACAAGAGCAGATTATTATCAATCTATAACCATGTACCCTACAAGCTGCATTCAATATGACTAAAAGTAAAACATGTATCTAGATCATTCTACTATAAAAAAAGGAGAACAAACTAGATGCTCTAGTTTGAAGTCTAAAAAGAGAACCTCCCTCCCCCACAGACCTTCATCATCCTCTTCTTCGGAATCCGGGGCCTCGTTCTGTTCCTGATCAAACCCATCTAGATACGTGATCTGCGGAAGTTTTCGGAATATGCTGTCTCTGTAATCGGCTAGATTGGTGATATCGCAATTGAACAAGTCCAAACTTTTCAAGCTTTTTAAATTTGCCTGCAAAGAACAAACATGTTAGACTCCTATAAGTCATCTTTCAGCTAACAATCAACAGTTTCAGCTAAGTATTCCAGACTGTGAAATAAGACAAGGCGGCAGAGGCCAGGAAGTCAGCCGCGATTTACTTTCACATGTCTATTATAGCTGCATTGTCAATTCAGATCTCTTACTAATATGGCCTCTAAGCATTTTTCCCTTGGCTCTGCAATAAAGAACTGGCAAATCAATTAAGGTAACCAATGTTAAATGGTTCAGACACCTGAAAATAAGGATCTGCGTTCAAATTAGTCACACGAGCGGCCAGATCTCCTCTTGTTTTAATGGAGCCTGTCAGCCTGCATGTCTTTCATCCACCTGCCACCTTTTTAATCAGTT
Proteins encoded:
- the ANP32E gene encoding acidic leucine-rich nuclear phosphoprotein 32 family member E: MEMKKRITLELRNKSPAEVAELVLDNCRSSDGGIEGLNDSYKALEFLSMANVELSSLAKLPQLAKLRKLELGNNSISGGLEVLAERCPNLTYLNLSGNKIKDLSTVETLANLKSLKSLDLFNCDITNLADYRDSIFRKLPQITYLDGFDQEQNEAPDSEEEDDEECEEYDYPDDDASTPGEFEEEDEEEGESDLEEEEVGLSYLMKEIRDDEDDDDYVEDGGKVEDEEEDDDEEEEEEAVEQGEKRKRDAEDEGEEDED